GATTAATATCCTGGCTTTGTCTATCCCTTTGATCTTTAAAGCATAGCTTATCAGTTTTTCAGCTTCATCCAGATCTTCATTATCCAACAAACATTTAATATAATATGGTGGTGTATTGAGATTAGTCACATTGCACTGCATAGCTTCTTCAAAATAGTCTTTAGCTTTTTCATAATCGGTAAGCATCTCGCTGTATATTCTTCCCATCAGACATAAACTGTCTGCATCTTCAGGGTCATAAGACAAAGCATAATTCAATGCTTCCAGACAATCCGGAAGGCTATATGGATAATTGTCCAGTGCTTCAAAATAATATTTACTTTTAGTTAAGGTCATGTCTTTCGTCTTTTAATTCTTTTTTCAGGGTATTTCTCTGCTTTTTAAACGATTTATCCTGATGATTCTTTTTAAAATCTGTTCCGGAAAATGTACGGACCGGATTTCCTCTCTGCACCTGCAGGTGATTGTTCCAGGTGTCCTGCATTCTTTTTTCAAGCTGTTTAATATAGATGCCGGTGACTTTTTCTTTTAGCCGCATAATGGCCAGTTTTTTATTCTCCAATTGCGATCGGGAATCCTGTGCAAAAACACTTTCTCCAGTGGGCATATGAACTGCCCGAACAGCCGTATTTACTTTATTCACATTCTGTCCGCCGCTTCCCTGGCTTCTTGTGGTCTGAAACTGAATATCTTTTTCATTGAAATCGATTTTATCCAATTCTTCCAGCTCGAAGACACCAATAAACCAGTTGCTCCTTTTATGAAGTTTTCTGAATGTGCTTTTCCCTGTCCAACAAATGCTTCCTAACCATGTTTTTAAAAATATATTTAATTCTTTTGCTTTTAAAAGGATGGTCACAGATTTTAAGGTAAGATTTTCATCACCATTCTCCCGGTGAATAATCTCGTACCCTATTTTATTATTTTTGACTTCCTCAAGGAAGACCTTCAGTACTTTAGCAGTAACCCACTGGCATTCTAAATGCCCTCTTCCCGAGGTAATCTGTATGAGTTTTTCCATTTTAATTTAATTTAGGTATTTCACTTAATTGTGGATGACCAACAGGGTCGATCCCTATCCGCAGTAATTCTTTAGCAGCCATTACTGCCCAGCATTTGTCGCTGGAATGGATGTTTCTGTAAAACGTCAGTAAAACATCTGGCTTAACCATTGTAAAACCATCAATTTGAATAGTTTCAAGATCATTCCTTTCAAAAAAGTCAATAGTAATCCTATGAGACTTTCCGTTGTCCAACTCCATTGTTTTTTCATACCTGCGGAAATTTTCGTCACTCTGCAGATGATCATAACGGGTCCAGACTTTCTGAAACCCTTCTTTCTGGAGGATTATGACAGTTTCCGCCGCGTTTTCTTTCTTTACAAAAACATCGATATCCTTATGGTCATGAGCATGCTTGTATTCTGTATGTCCTTTTTCTGACATAAAATGCCAGGCCCAACCACCTGATATGATGACTTTATCTTTTAATTTATTTAAAATTTCAAGTCCGTGGCGGATTTTAAATTCCGGCCAGACTTCTCCGTATCTTTTTATATTATGAGGTGCTCCCATTTTTTGTTTTTTTTTTACAGTTACCAGTTTCCGGTCGCCAGTTGTTATTTCAACTGAAAACTGAAAACCTGCAACTAAAATTTATTTATCCATTCTCACAATTCTGGGTTGGAATGTTCCAAGGATATCCACTAAATCACTCTGTGCATTCATGACTTCATGAATGTCTTTGTAAGCCATTGGTGCTTCTTCTGTATTACCACCTATTAAAGTGACTTTCTTCAGCTTGAGTTCTTTTTTGATATCATTCTGAGTGAAAAGACTTCTGCATTCACCTCTTGAATGCGCTCTTCCTGCTCCATGGGACGCTGAATTTAAGGCATCCGGATTACCCTTTCCACGAACGATAAAACCTTTTGCCGTCATGGATCCGGGAATCATTCCCAGTTCATTTTCATGAGCTGGTGTAGCCCCTTTTCTATGGACAATCACTTCTTTTCCGTTGTGAATTTCTTTCCAAGCAAAATTGTGATGATTTTCGATTCTCGCCCTGACTCTTCCTCCAACAGCTTTTACAAGCCTTCTGTGAATATCATCGTGACAGGCAGAGGCATAATCTCCGGCAAGGTTCATTGCGGTCCAGTATTCCAAGCCGAGATGAGTACTCAGATCCAGCCATGCAAACTGCTGCGCTTCTTTTGGTAAAGGACATTGATCCGCTGCTGCTCTTGAATAATATTGGGCAATCTCTGCTCCCAATCCTCTGGATCCGCTGTGAGAAAGGATTCCCAGGTATTTTCCTTTGGGCAATCCAACCTGATCTTCCTCTTCTGTGATCTCTACTTCCCCAAATTCTACGAAATGATTTCCGCCACCAGAGGAGCCCATCTGCCTGATGGCTTTTCCTTTTAATCTTCTCAAAATCGGGATCATATCGAACGTATCTCTTTCAAAAATCTCATGATCTATATGAGATTTATGCGTTTCGTACATCCCGAATTTGGTGTGTTCTGCAAGGGCTTTTTCATATTTGTCTCTTGCTCCGTCAAGATATGAAACGGGGATATCCAAAATACTAAGGCTCATTCTACAGCCTATATCCATCCCTACTCCGTAAGGAATTACGGCATTTTCTACAGCCAGAACTCCGCCTATCGGAAGTCCATAACCGCTGTGTGCATCAGGCATTAAGGCTCCCTGCATTGAAATCGGCAGTTTTAAGGCTGTATACAGCTGGTTTTTTGCTTCTTCAGAGATGTTGTTTCCAAAGATCTGGAATGAAGCACGTTGGCTATTGAGCATTCTTTTTTCTGTTTTTCTGGATGAAAGCAGAGATTCTGCAATCTGCCCGAAAGTCAAATCTTTTTCAAAGTTCTCCGGATTGAGGAGGATATCTTTTAAAATAGATTTTACGTGATGTATATTCTTTGTCGCAAAATTTCTTTTCATGACCTCCAAAGCCACGTTGACGCTTTGATTATTCGGATATCCTATTTTTAATATATCTTTTCCTTTTAATTTTAAATTTCCCATTGTTTTTATTTTAAACATGACATGTCAGTCACAGGATCAATTTTTGATCTGTGCATGTCTTTTTTTATCAACTAAAATAATAGTTGAGCTATTTGTAATAATGAACACGTTGATTCATAAAGATTCAATGATTGTGTCCTTTTTGATATTGAAAAAATTCCGGGGAAACTGGAGTTTACATATTGCGCAATAAAAAACCCGAAATCTTTACGACTTCGGGTTTTGATATTTCGTTATACTATTATTCTAAGAATGTACCAAACCACGAAGCCTTACCACCATAAGTGGTACTCCAGCTGAAGAATTTTGATTCGTTTTGAACATTGCTTCGTTGTTTTTTAATTGGTTAAACTTGATTTTCAGATGCAAATATATTAATTTTTCTGAATATCGCAAATTTTTATTGAAAAGATCAGTCTTTTGATCCTAAGCTATCCATGTCATCATCCATTCCTTTAACTTCATTGGGATGATAAACTCTTTCTGATCCAAGGAAATAAATATTGTGCCTTGCTTTGGCGATGATTCCGTTGTACTCTTGTTCTGTCATGCCATCAGGAATTGTATCCCGTGTTTCTGACGGTCTGCGATAAACTTCCAGCGCCCCATTTTCATTTAAAATGGTTTTTGCTGCTTTAGCCCGCTCCAGATCATCTGCATAGACAATTACATTGCTTCTTCCTATGCTGTGCTTGCGATAAGCATCCAGCATTTCGGCATCGTGGGCAAAAACATAATCAAAAAATCCTTTTGTCTGTTCGTCATCCTGATAATGATCAGGTGATAATCCGCTTTCTACTCTGGACTTTGAAATAATGATATTTGCTTCGTCAAAGCCATTTTCTTTTAAATCTTTTTTAATTTCCTCTGTATCTACAGTCACCGGAAATACTGAAACTACTGTATAAGCCATAATGAAATTTTTCACTTAAACTATACAAAAGCTGTGCAATTTATTCTATAAGAAATGTTAATTTAAAAACTTTTCTAAGATTTCCACGGCACATTTAGGAAGATTGGTTCCGGGGCCAAAAATAAAATC
The Chryseobacterium sp. W4I1 DNA segment above includes these coding regions:
- the prfH gene encoding peptide chain release factor H produces the protein MEKLIQITSGRGHLECQWVTAKVLKVFLEEVKNNKIGYEIIHRENGDENLTLKSVTILLKAKELNIFLKTWLGSICWTGKSTFRKLHKRSNWFIGVFELEELDKIDFNEKDIQFQTTRSQGSGGQNVNKVNTAVRAVHMPTGESVFAQDSRSQLENKKLAIMRLKEKVTGIYIKQLEKRMQDTWNNHLQVQRGNPVRTFSGTDFKKNHQDKSFKKQRNTLKKELKDERHDLN
- a CDS encoding RtcB family protein, with the translated sequence MGNLKLKGKDILKIGYPNNQSVNVALEVMKRNFATKNIHHVKSILKDILLNPENFEKDLTFGQIAESLLSSRKTEKRMLNSQRASFQIFGNNISEEAKNQLYTALKLPISMQGALMPDAHSGYGLPIGGVLAVENAVIPYGVGMDIGCRMSLSILDIPVSYLDGARDKYEKALAEHTKFGMYETHKSHIDHEIFERDTFDMIPILRRLKGKAIRQMGSSGGGNHFVEFGEVEITEEEDQVGLPKGKYLGILSHSGSRGLGAEIAQYYSRAAADQCPLPKEAQQFAWLDLSTHLGLEYWTAMNLAGDYASACHDDIHRRLVKAVGGRVRARIENHHNFAWKEIHNGKEVIVHRKGATPAHENELGMIPGSMTAKGFIVRGKGNPDALNSASHGAGRAHSRGECRSLFTQNDIKKELKLKKVTLIGGNTEEAPMAYKDIHEVMNAQSDLVDILGTFQPRIVRMDK